The DNA region GATACAATCTGCTACAGAGCCATACTAATCAGTCAGATAAACTATTTGGCCATCTAACCTTCCCAAGTTGGCAGTCTGCCTAAGAACTGGGTCAAGTCGGTTAACCAGTGACGACAACGCTGCAGCAGATCCAGCTCGAATGATCTCTTCAGTAAATATGCTAACCTGTTGACATGGttaaaagaatattatataaTCTATCTCATGTTCGAgggaaatatataaataatggaTGATAAATAACGGTGGTTTTAGTCACAGGAAAGGGTAGCTTACAGCCCATTGATCGACTCCAAGACAAGATCCAAGATACTCAGCCGATGGTTGCAAAATTTCAAGGTACCTCTCAGCTTTGCTCGCAAGTGCCAATCGACTTCTATCAAGAACAGACTTTGCATACAAAGCCCAGTGATCTTTTTTGCTCTTGAACATGTTGAGGGCAAATTGCCATCCCTGCAAAACCAGTGGAACAGAATCATGCATCTTGTCTAAATTTTTCACATTTTGGACCTTGGACTTTTAGCCACTAGGAAGAATCAGAGGGATCTAAATTATGTATAAACTTGGCCATAATTAAGGAAAAGGTATGCTACAGAAAACATGGCAAAGTCACTGAATATTCACCTTCAAGCAGTAGATAAGATCCTCATTGTCATCTGACGAAAGAGCAAGATTTTCAAGAACGAGGCTGATGAAGTACATAATTTTCTGCAGTATTAAAGTATCATATAAGGAAAAGAGAATAacaagagagaaacaaaaacacaaGAAGGATATGAAACCGTTGTCACTTGTCACATATGTTGAAGAACAATTTATCATGACGAGGACTGAATCCATTTACCTCAGGTCCAGCATCATTCAATTGCTCATATCCTCTTTCAATAGCTGTTCTGACAGTAGAATCAAGAGCCAGGTCCAAGAATAATAAATCCTTGAGGCGGTCATGAGACTTCAGCAGAAGTGGCCTCAGCTCTTGACGAGCTTCGAGTAAACCCTACATCAATATTCCTTCTCATGATACGTACGCCATGTAAAAATTATCGACCTAGTATATATAGGAAAGCTTTAACACACCTCAAGAAGTGGCTCAACATTCTTTTCTTCGACATGTTGTAGGACGAAACGAAGCAAGTCCTGTTGAAGGACATGCCAACACAGTGTAAGTTGTACGGATTTAACAGGTATATTTAATTCTTGAAATGTATGAGAGGAAAGGTACTGGATATCCAGAAGGCAATCCTGATATAGGATTTATCTGCACCCCAACCATGAAACCTTCACCCTGAAGGACAACACAAATTGTTCAGTTGCAAATTTCAAGAAGAGTCATTAACTGTAACTTTTCAATATAACAGCATTACATCATCTTGGTAGCCCATGCAATTTTGTATAGCTGACTCCAGGTCTGCCCCTGAATGAACAGCctaaaacaaagtaaaaaaaaaagaccacaAATTACATGATCTCCTTTATAAATCAGACCAAGTTTACAAGAAAGTTGGGTAATCAACCTTTAAAGTCCTCATGTAGTGTCCAAGATCACGGAGAAGACCATCCTTTTGTTCTCTTCTAAAACTTGGTTCAGAATGTATGGCACGATCATAACTCAAGAGTCGCTCTTTGGTTATGCCGTTGTCGTTCAAAGTCTTCCAGTAAACACTCATGTCAAAGTCACTTTTGACATAATCCATCAAAGCCTATAGAGAAATAAAAAGTGTCAAAAGAAAGATTAAGACTGTAACTGGAATCAAACTGTCAAATACCTGACAGATGACAACATCATCTGGACTAGTGTTGTTATGCAACTTCTGATGCCATTCCTCCATCATTCCACCTGCGCAGTCATTATTCCTCTGCAAACAGGAACTTCACTCACTCAACAACCAAAAAGTTGACTAatcattttttcaaataaaaagattataagAAATCTAAAAAGACCAACACCTGGATGACTAGAATTTCGTCTCGGATTCGTTGTCCAACATCTCCTTCACCGCCTCGACCAACAGTAGACATTATCATTCGCAAAAGCTCTCTGTACTCTGGATAGCTTGCATAAACTTCCTGTAGAACATCAGTCAGCCTATCCTGCGCTTTGCTTATCTCCCTGCAATAAGGTAGTGAGTTGTGTAATACGCTGTAAATGAAGGTATCTTTTGCAAATGTGGACCGAATCTAAATGAAGGTATCTTTTGTAAATGAAGTTACTGTCACATTCTTTGAACTGTACCTAGGCTTAACATTATAGTTTTTGTTCCACACAAGCTGTCTTGTAGCCATAAACCTCATCCAGACTAGGATCCCTGCAAAGCCCAGTTGACCAGCATTTTTTGCCTCGTCCACAAGATCTGCTGCAATGTTGAAGCTAGACATACAAAAAGCAACCTTCATTATTTACTTCATGCACAAAAGAGATGTCTGACTgagaatataaattttagtgAATGTGGAACATGGATCACTCATTGTACTAGTAAGCAGAAAATATTAAGAAGCAGAATGCTTGACCATAAACTCACCGATGCATGAAAGACTTTTGGGCCTCACTCTCTAGATCTGCGATTCTATCCAGTAAGTTCTTGGCTGTACCTTCTCCATCACCATAATCCTTTCAAatgaaaacaattaaaattaagtAGCTAGGAGACTAACATAGACCAATTGACAGTGCTTTTCAGAAGACAAAGAAGGAAGAGGAACCTTCTGAACATGTTTTTCTGCTTTAGCAAAGTCCACATAAAAGTCACTGCCACTATTTTTGATCCACCTTTCACCAGCCTTGAGTACAAACGGCATGCCCTTGTGACTCTCGCCTTCTATTTCCACCTCAAAAGTTTGCACCTACAGTTATTGGTTAACACGAGGCTTTAACATACCATATATGGACCAAAATGGTATTAATATATTCAACTAGTCATACCGGACTAGGAAGATCTGTTGAGGCAATGGTGAGTTGTGTATCAACAGCACCACGTACTGGTAAAGAGTTTGGTGGCAGTATATCTGAAGGTGGGTCCTACAGTGTCAAAAAGAGACAGGCCAGAAATACGGTTCAAAGTATGCTCCTGTTTGATTGAGaaactataaaaacaaaaagatatctTACCAACCACTCTCCACCCTTTTGAGACAAAGCCCAGTGAAGGGTAATCGGCTCTTTGACATCAGTTGCCAGATGAATTTTCGTCTTTCCAGAAAGTTTAGTGACAAGAACCTAAACAGAGAGAACAATGAGTTGCCATTAGAAAGAAAATGATTGTCGGATGCATATCTAACCCGAACAGAAAGCAAGACAGATACTCTCGACTAACCAAGATCGTGCCGCCATCAAGCTTGAATGTTTTCTTGCTAAAGACTGGAGTAGTTTCTTGTTCCTCCTTTGCTTTGGCGTACATCTCCAGAGTCGTTAAGGCCCGTGGTTCACTTGAGGATTTGGAGTTTGGTTCAACGAAATCAGCAACGTGCTTGCATATAAGCTCATTCAGGTCCCTTCCCTTCCGCTGGATCTTCTCAGTGCTGAAATGTTTTTTCTGCTTCGGTTGCTTGGAAACTTTTTTCTGTGACTCCTGTCCACTGGATGAAGTCTCCTTAGATTTTGGAGTGTCATCTTTCTTCAGCAGCTTTCTTCGAAGATCTTCCACTGAAGCACCTTTCATCATTTCCTCCCTTAGCTCTGTACGGGCAGCTTCATACTCCTCCTATAAAGACCAGAGACTAATTACTCTGCTTAACTATAAAGTACAAAGAAATATATCCTTAAGAGATATGGCTGTATAGGTACAAAGTCATACCTTCTCTTTCTCCGGGGAGTAATTTTGTTTACCATTACGTTCCCATCTAATATATGCTTGGATCTGTACAAGATCTTCAGGAACAGAAACATTGTGTTCCACATTATTTCCCATGGGTaagtttatatgaaaattttgacCGTTGTTTTTGTACCTGCATATGTTAAGAGTTAAGATTATGAGAAAAGACAATagcttaaaacaaaaattaggtAGCTCTATGTTCTAGTCTTAatagcaagaagaagaagaaaaaatcaagCTCACCATTTGTTCCGACTTTCGTCAAATATAAGAAACTCAATAGCTTGTATTGCCTGATCATCTATCTCTAGTTTAAGGTAAGAGTTGTCACCGGACTGTGAATGAGAGAGAACCCAAAGCACcatttaaaaaatctttaagTAGCGGTGTAAATGTATATGTGGaggaatttgaatttgaaaactcaCTTTCACAAATGGAGTTCTAAGAGCTCTGTTCTTGTAGTTTATAGTTCTATCCGGAGAGCGAGAAGGTAGAACCCATTTTCTGAAACaggaaaataagaaagaaagttttaacaaaaaaaacaatgtgcCATTAGTAAAGCTTGAAGAAACCTTATTAGTTAGAAAAGTTGAACATcatttgtgagagagagagagcatacTCTTTGTTGTCACGTATTGCACCCCAGTGTAGAAGCAATGAGTCACTTGTATGAGCTATCTGGATATTTACTTGTCTTACATTTGCAGAAGTGACTTCGACCTATTGAAATTACCATCACATGAACGTTATGGCGGATACAAGATATAACATCCCATTTGTTTGTAAAAGGTTTACACTTACCAGTAAGTCAATATTTCCGTCAAGATTAAATTTCTCTACTGCCTGTTCAAAGGATGAAATTTTTTTAGCACATATCAATATGATAAAAACGATTACCAAAACTACATTGACTAGTTGCAACCAAAAGTCACATCCAAACAATTTCAAAttggttaaaacttaaaaagaatgTAAACCTGAGAAGCAGGATCCATGGCGAGAACAGCTCGTGTAACAACAGACGAGACaggccttcttcttcttcctgatTCAGTGAGCAGACTCCGTCCTGAGTTATGAAGACCTTTCCCGTAGAACTGTGTAGCGAGATTAGATCTGCCAGTCTTCCCCACAGCCGGAAAGGAGGAAGAGTTGAGCTTGGTATGATGTGGAGGACGAATCAGAGCCCGGTTAAGTAAGTTATGCACAAGGGAGTTACTCATGCTTTCTTGTCACACTTTGATCTGATAAGTAAAGtttattgattatatatatatatatataataacaaacaaaaaggaaaacaatCAAAGCTTTTTTGCATAGATGAATTATAGAAACAAGTTATACTCTTTGTcgccaaaaagaaaagaaagaagaagaatcagacaAGCCGAAaacacttttgtttttttttttggaagccAGTACAGTAATAGTTACTTGATCAGCTAATGGGAACAAGTGCCAGTATACACCATAGAAGAAAAGAATCAAACATTTTGTACAAAGCAATCGCAGTACCAACGAAACTGAAACGGAACCACCGATAAACTAGCAGAATCCAACGAAATTGAATGtgaaattcaacaaaaaaaataaaaaattgtaccGGTGgagcaaaaaaaaacgaaacttaCAAGAAATCTGaatcacaaaaagaaaagatctTTTTGAAAGTGGGAGTGGGAGTTTCTTTAGCTCTttgcctcttcttcttcttcttcttcttcacaaacacTCACGTGTAATCGAAGTAAGACGGGGGCACTTTATCTCCTGCAATTACGCCACGTGGTGCTTCGTGATTCGAGCGCGTTGGAGGAACGGCACgggggaagagagagagagagagtccaGTCTCGTGGGATTCTTCTCGTGCCAGATATTTTCATACTTCACCTATTTTATTACACTAACTGATTTTTgctttttcaaaatatatatattttaatctctttctgtttttgtcctcttgttttgatattttttctttggtcgacatgtttttttttctattcacaAACCACGAACTACAGAAATTTTTTTTCGTTCTTTATCTTTGTTAGTGTCCAAAGCCAACTTGTTCAATCATGTGCCTTATATGGcatttttttgtgtgtggtGTTTCTGCAAAGAGCTTTACACATTGTGAAAACATATACTATATGTTGAATAGCAAAAGGATAATTTTCTATAGTGGTATAGTGTATGATCTttgcaaacaacaacaacccaAACAATAATAATGGTGATAGAGAAAAGGATATGTTTAAGCTATGTTACGTTGGGATGAAATGTTATGTGAATCATATACTCTACGTGAATCAAACCTGATAGTGTCTTAACTTCTATCTTTTGAGAAATGTATGTACTCAAAATGGTGTCTACATGGTCCAGTAATTTTCaatcaaaatataacaaattcCCTAATTAAACCATACACATGCTATTCAATGATTCAATCGATTTGTCCAGTTGCACTATAACTGCAAACGTGAGCATGACCTCTCAACTTGTAATCAAATAAAAGAAACTGAATGGTTCTCGATCACATCTTGAatgattagttttgttttgaaaagaaaaaaaaatgaatgaatgTTATTTGTAATCAATCATCTAAATCAATGTAGACAACGACAAGCAATTACTACTAATTTTCCTCAAGTCAACCGCTACATTCTGGACCGTATTAACTTGATTCGCATCAATAAACCCTTCGACACATACACCATAATCAGACACAGCCGCAGTCAAGA from Raphanus sativus cultivar WK10039 chromosome 8, ASM80110v3, whole genome shotgun sequence includes:
- the LOC108812281 gene encoding alpha-glucan water dikinase 1, chloroplastic, whose amino-acid sequence is MSNSLVHNLLNRALIRPPHHTKLNSSSFPAVGKTGRSNLATQFYGKGLHNSGRSLLTESGRRRRPVSSVVTRAVLAMDPASQAVEKFNLDGNIDLLVEVTSANVRQVNIQIAHTSDSLLLHWGAIRDNKEKWVLPSRSPDRTINYKNRALRTPFVKSGDNSYLKLEIDDQAIQAIEFLIFDESRNKWYKNNGQNFHINLPMGNNVEHNVSVPEDLVQIQAYIRWERNGKQNYSPEKEKEEYEAARTELREEMMKGASVEDLRRKLLKKDDTPKSKETSSSGQESQKKVSKQPKQKKHFSTEKIQRKGRDLNELICKHVADFVEPNSKSSSEPRALTTLEMYAKAKEEQETTPVFSKKTFKLDGGTILVLVTKLSGKTKIHLATDVKEPITLHWALSQKGGEWLDPPSDILPPNSLPVRGAVDTQLTIASTDLPSPVQTFEVEIEGESHKGMPFVLKAGERWIKNSGSDFYVDFAKAEKHVQKDYGDGEGTAKNLLDRIADLESEAQKSFMHRFNIAADLVDEAKNAGQLGFAGILVWMRFMATRQLVWNKNYNVKPREISKAQDRLTDVLQEVYASYPEYRELLRMIMSTVGRGGEGDVGQRIRDEILVIQRNNDCAGGMMEEWHQKLHNNTSPDDVVICQALMDYVKSDFDMSVYWKTLNDNGITKERLLSYDRAIHSEPSFRREQKDGLLRDLGHYMRTLKAVHSGADLESAIQNCMGYQDDGEGFMVGVQINPISGLPSGYPDLLRFVLQHVEEKNVEPLLEGLLEARQELRPLLLKSHDRLKDLLFLDLALDSTVRTAIERGYEQLNDAGPEKIMYFISLVLENLALSSDDNEDLIYCLKGWQFALNMFKSKKDHWALYAKSVLDRSRLALASKAERYLEILQPSAEYLGSCLGVDQWAVSIFTEEIIRAGSAAALSSLVNRLDPVLRQTANLGSWQVISPVEAVGYVIVVDELLTVQNKTYDRPTIIVAKRVRGEEEIPDGAVAVLTPDMPDVLSHVSVRARNGKICFATCFDSGILSDLQAMDGKVLSLKPTSADVVYREVNESELSSQSSDNLEDVPPSISLVKKQFVGRYAISSEEFTNDLVGAKSRNIGYLKGKVPSWVGIPTSVALPFGVFEKVLSEKENQAVSEKLQVLKKSLEEGDQGALGEIRKTVLGLVAPAELVEELKSTMKSSDMPWPGDEGEQRWEQAWAAIKKVWASKWNERAYFSTKKVKLDHDYLCMAVLVQEVINADYAFVIHTTNPSSGDSSEIYAEVVKGLGETLVGAYPGRSLSFICKKNNLDSPLLLGYPSKPIGLFIRRSIIFRSDSNGEDLEGYAGAGLYDSVPMDEEDKVVLDYTTDPLITDDSFQKKILSDIARAGDAIEKLYGTPQDIEGVIRDGKLYVVQTRPQV